The proteins below come from a single Nyctibius grandis isolate bNycGra1 unplaced genomic scaffold, bNycGra1.pri scaffold_59_arrow_ctg1, whole genome shotgun sequence genomic window:
- the LOC137677428 gene encoding olfactory receptor 14J1-like: MSNGSSVTGFLLLVFTDTRELQLLHFWLFLCIYVAALLGNSLIITAIACDHRLHTPMYFFLLNLSLFDLGSISITVPKAMANSLWDTRAITLWGCTAQVFWFIFLVIAEYCLLTVMAYDRYVAICKPLHYGTLLDSRACVHMAAAAWGSGFLYSLLHTANTFSLPLCHGNAVDQFFCEIPQILKLSCSDSYLREVGLLSFSAFPFLGCFVFIVLSYVQIFRAVLRIPSEQSQHKAFSTCLPHLAVVSLLVSTGVFSYLKPPSISSPSLDLVLAVLYSVVPPAVNPLIYSMRNQELKDALRKLNKHFFSSHRLRTFLCK, from the coding sequence ATGTCCAACGGCAGCTCCGTCACTGGCTTCCTCCTCCTGGTGTTCACCGACAcgagggagctgcagctcttgcacttctggctcttcctgtgtATCTATgtggctgccctcctgggcaaCAGCCTCATCATCACTGCCATAGCCTGTGACCACcgcctccacacccccatgtacttcttcctcctcaacctctccctcTTCGACCTGGGCTCCATCTCCATCACTGTCCCCAAAGCCATGGCCAATTCCCTGTGGGACACCAGGGCCATCACTTTGTGGGGATGCACTGCTCAAGTCTTTTGGTTTATCTTTTTAGTTATAGCGGAGTATTGTCTTCTCACCGTCATGGCCTATGACCGCTacgttgccatctgcaaacccctgcactatgGGACCCTTCTGGacagcagagcttgtgtccacatggcagcagctgcctggggcagtgggTTTCTCTATTCTCTCCTGCACActgccaatacattttcactaccaCTCTGCCACGGCAATGCtgtggaccagttcttctgtgaaatcccccagatcctcaagctctcctgctcagacTCCTACCTCAGGGAAGTTGGGCTTCTTTCATTtagtgcttttccttttttgggatgttttgttttcattgtgctgtcttatgtgcagatcttcagggccgtgctgaggatcccctctgagcagagtcagcacaaagccttttccacgtgcctccctcacctggctgTTGTCTCCCTGTTGGTCAGCACTGGAGTGTTTTCCTACCTGAAGcccccctccatctcctccccatccctggaccTGGTGCTGGCAGTTCTGTACTCGGTGgtacctccagcagtgaaccccctcatctacagcatgaggaaccagGAGCTCAAGGATGCCCTGAGGAAActgaataaacattttttcagcagCCATAGACTGCGTACCTTCCTCTGCAAATGA